In one Acetobacter sp. genomic region, the following are encoded:
- a CDS encoding HAD-IIIC family phosphatase, which translates to MSDLPLSAKTIPGLGDILSTGTRIVAGAWPFGEAEEFRNLKVHIMGTTTTDMLARAIAIGCVQEKVRPHITQSLYGSFMQDVLNPASEFYSIKPDIAVIVSDWRSLVADIPASTSEEDVSTLIDRKANEILSMWRRISQNCGAKIIHHFPPPPQFRLTGIAEQYLPSSYTNQLQQLLRRLWAAETFGVQIIDFGRFALEYGNGAAFAPRSWYSAKLPIENSALPAYVPLFRSALRGALNTAKKALVLDLDNTLWGGVIGDDGVDGIKIGSGDAVSEAYAAFQSYVKLLADRGIILAVCSKNNPDIAKTGFDKPGSILKVGDFAAFEASWDDKANGLRKIAKQLNIGLDALVFVDDNPAECTLVRQELPQVSTVHLDGDPADFIAQVEQGYWFQFQKYSRDDFARTEAYAMRAAALAEQDDASDLPSYLRSLDMAGQAVRPSEGQIERVVQLGQKTNQFNLLTQRFDEQTVRDFMTDDGNVVLACSLKDKFGDHGLVSVLIAQKQNDDLDIAEWTMSCRVFSRTFEQFIMNELIRIAQEKNVHRIVGRFKATAKNSVVADLYERLGFARDGDEQWVLELAGVTEPLETYVTPVSA; encoded by the coding sequence GTGTCTGATTTGCCTCTTTCTGCAAAAACGATTCCCGGTCTTGGTGACATTCTGTCCACCGGCACGCGCATTGTCGCGGGGGCATGGCCGTTTGGGGAGGCGGAAGAATTCCGCAATCTCAAAGTCCATATCATGGGCACGACAACCACCGACATGCTGGCGCGGGCGATTGCCATCGGCTGCGTGCAGGAGAAGGTCCGTCCGCATATCACGCAGTCTCTGTATGGCTCCTTCATGCAGGATGTGCTGAACCCGGCTTCCGAGTTTTACAGCATCAAACCGGATATCGCGGTCATCGTTTCGGACTGGCGCAGTCTGGTGGCGGATATTCCGGCCAGCACAAGCGAGGAAGACGTCTCCACTCTCATCGACAGGAAGGCGAATGAAATCCTGTCGATGTGGCGACGCATCAGCCAGAATTGTGGCGCGAAGATCATTCACCATTTTCCGCCGCCGCCGCAGTTCCGTCTGACCGGCATCGCCGAGCAGTATCTGCCGTCATCCTATACCAATCAGCTTCAGCAGCTTCTCAGAAGATTGTGGGCCGCCGAGACATTCGGTGTGCAGATCATTGATTTCGGTCGCTTTGCGCTGGAATACGGCAATGGCGCAGCCTTTGCCCCCAGAAGCTGGTACAGCGCCAAGCTGCCGATCGAAAACAGCGCTCTGCCTGCTTACGTTCCTCTGTTCCGCTCTGCTTTGCGCGGCGCTCTGAACACGGCGAAAAAGGCTCTGGTTCTCGATCTCGACAACACGCTCTGGGGTGGCGTGATCGGCGATGATGGTGTGGACGGTATCAAGATCGGTAGCGGTGATGCCGTATCCGAGGCTTATGCGGCCTTCCAGAGCTATGTGAAGCTTCTTGCCGATCGCGGGATCATTCTCGCCGTGTGCAGCAAGAACAATCCTGACATTGCGAAGACCGGTTTTGACAAGCCGGGCAGCATTCTCAAGGTCGGCGATTTCGCTGCTTTCGAAGCGTCATGGGACGACAAGGCCAACGGCCTGCGCAAGATCGCCAAGCAGTTGAATATCGGTCTCGACGCGCTGGTGTTCGTTGATGACAATCCGGCTGAATGCACGCTTGTCCGGCAGGAGCTTCCGCAAGTCAGCACCGTCCATCTGGATGGTGATCCGGCTGACTTCATCGCGCAGGTCGAGCAGGGCTACTGGTTCCAGTTCCAGAAATACAGCCGCGACGATTTTGCCAGGACGGAGGCTTACGCCATGCGTGCGGCGGCGCTTGCCGAGCAGGATGATGCGTCTGATCTGCCGTCCTACCTCCGCAGTCTGGACATGGCCGGGCAGGCCGTCCGTCCTTCGGAAGGTCAGATCGAGCGTGTCGTGCAACTGGGGCAGAAAACCAACCAGTTCAACCTTCTGACACAGCGATTTGACGAGCAGACTGTCCGTGATTTCATGACGGATGACGGCAATGTCGTTCTGGCCTGCTCCCTGAAGGACAAGTTCGGCGATCATGGTCTGGTTTCGGTTCTGATTGCTCAGAAGCAGAACGATGATCTCGATATTGCCGAATGGACGATGAGCTGCCGCGTCTTCTCCCGCACTTTCGAGCAGTTCATCATGAATGAGTTGATCCGGATCGCTCAGGAAAAGAATGTCCACCGGATTGTGGGACGTTTCAAGGCGACCGCCAAGAATAGTGTTGTGGCAGACCTGTATGAACGTCTCGGCTTCGCGCGCGACGGCGATGAACAGTGGGTTCTGGAACTGGCTGGTGTAACAGAGCCGCTGGAGACTTATGTGACACCGGTTTCTGCATAA
- a CDS encoding acyltransferase family protein, which translates to MDTFPDHENKSRKVNHIQALDGLRGLAAFMVVYGHMSASDFSMNTGVLFAVGNYGVLLFFVLSGFLMGYIYIGKEFTLKSVRAYLVARVARIVPLYYITILSSFFAFEMCSHDFVYKIDIYQLVRSFLFFGSASVFWSIGPEFQFYVLFIGVWFFLSQKKHTRLSCAVCLVPLLIGIFLIRQKLPGVFVFSKLHIFLFGVFLGMNADFFSNILNKKIFLYFQSMSILFIFLIFFPVSVFRNIIYSNLKDDILLSFYYQDFAKIFMAGFIVFSFCKKTILSKYILSNRIITNFGKFSFSVYLLHFPILWFISYFGIIHYINNVLSILFSIAVIYFFSFCSFYLIEAPLQRLVKEKLL; encoded by the coding sequence ATGGATACTTTTCCTGATCATGAAAATAAATCAAGAAAGGTAAATCATATTCAGGCATTGGATGGGCTTCGGGGTCTTGCTGCGTTTATGGTTGTTTATGGGCATATGAGTGCCTCTGATTTTTCCATGAATACTGGTGTTTTGTTTGCTGTTGGTAATTATGGTGTTCTTTTATTCTTTGTTTTGAGTGGATTTTTGATGGGTTATATTTATATAGGAAAGGAATTTACATTAAAATCTGTCAGAGCTTATCTTGTTGCACGTGTAGCTAGAATTGTCCCTCTTTATTATATAACAATTCTATCTAGTTTTTTTGCTTTTGAAATGTGCAGTCATGATTTTGTCTATAAAATTGATATCTATCAATTGGTTAGAAGTTTTCTTTTTTTTGGGTCCGCGAGTGTTTTTTGGTCAATTGGGCCGGAGTTTCAGTTCTATGTTTTGTTTATAGGCGTATGGTTTTTTTTATCGCAAAAAAAACATACTCGATTAAGCTGTGCAGTGTGTCTTGTTCCCTTACTTATTGGGATTTTTTTAATACGGCAAAAGCTTCCTGGAGTGTTTGTATTTTCAAAGTTGCATATCTTTTTGTTTGGTGTTTTTTTGGGAATGAATGCTGATTTCTTTTCTAATATTTTAAATAAAAAAATATTTCTTTATTTTCAGTCTATGTCTATATTATTTATATTTTTAATATTTTTTCCGGTTTCTGTATTTAGAAATATTATTTACAGTAATTTAAAGGATGATATCCTTCTATCGTTTTATTATCAAGATTTTGCAAAAATTTTTATGGCGGGATTTATTGTCTTTTCATTCTGTAAAAAAACAATTTTATCTAAGTATATTTTATCTAATAGAATTATAACTAATTTCGGAAAATTTAGTTTTTCTGTTTATTTGCTTCACTTCCCAATTTTGTGGTTTATATCTTATTTTGGAATAATCCATTACATTAATAATGTATTATCTATTTTGTTTTCAATTGCTGTTATATATTTTTTCTCTTTTTGTAGTTTTTATTTAATAGAGGCCCCACTTCAGAGGCTGGTGAAGGAAAAATTGTTATGA
- a CDS encoding glycerate kinase, giving the protein MQNRIKIAIVCDSFKESLTAIAVAESIQTGFQDIFPDAEFVACPAADGGEGTVSALVAATNGKLVEVSVTGPLGAPVNSFYGITGDGRIAVIEMAAAAGLEMLSPDQRDPGRTTTRGVGDLIRHALDEGCRHFIIGLGGSATNDGAAGLAQALGARLLDGQGRELEAGGLALSRLARIDLSDFEPRLAECTVEIACDVDNPLLGAEGASAVFGPQKGASDELVAALDAALAVYACRLEEDLGKKVADIPGAGAAGGAGAGTLAFLNARLRPGFEIVSEILELEEKLGSADLVITGEGRIDGQTIRGKTPAGVAALAERLGKPVIAFGGSLGIDVEKVHQVGIAAVFASVSRPCTLVEALAEARPNLIRAARNVAATLRLGMVLKEKSDQAEALGR; this is encoded by the coding sequence ATGCAAAATCGAATAAAAATCGCTATCGTCTGCGATTCCTTCAAGGAAAGCCTCACTGCAATCGCGGTGGCCGAGTCTATCCAGACTGGTTTTCAGGACATATTCCCCGATGCGGAGTTTGTCGCCTGTCCAGCGGCTGATGGTGGCGAGGGTACCGTCTCGGCTCTTGTTGCCGCTACAAACGGTAAATTGGTGGAGGTGTCGGTTACCGGCCCGCTCGGCGCGCCCGTCAATTCCTTCTATGGCATCACGGGAGACGGACGCATCGCCGTGATCGAGATGGCTGCGGCTGCCGGACTTGAAATGCTGTCTCCCGATCAGCGTGACCCAGGACGAACCACGACCCGAGGTGTAGGTGATCTCATTCGACATGCTCTGGATGAGGGATGTCGGCATTTCATTATTGGTCTTGGTGGGAGCGCCACGAATGATGGAGCGGCCGGTCTGGCGCAGGCGCTCGGCGCACGTTTGCTGGACGGGCAGGGGCGCGAGCTTGAGGCGGGTGGGCTGGCCCTGAGTCGACTTGCACGCATTGATCTATCGGACTTTGAACCGCGGTTGGCCGAATGCACGGTGGAGATTGCCTGTGACGTGGACAACCCTCTGCTTGGTGCAGAAGGGGCTTCCGCCGTGTTTGGGCCTCAAAAAGGAGCTTCGGACGAACTTGTCGCGGCCTTGGATGCTGCTCTGGCTGTATATGCCTGTCGTCTGGAAGAGGATCTGGGAAAGAAGGTCGCTGATATCCCCGGCGCCGGTGCGGCAGGAGGAGCCGGAGCGGGAACGCTTGCTTTTCTGAATGCCCGGTTGAGGCCGGGTTTTGAGATTGTAAGCGAGATACTTGAGCTGGAAGAAAAGCTGGGCTCTGCCGATCTGGTTATCACGGGCGAAGGACGCATTGACGGTCAGACTATTAGGGGGAAAACGCCGGCGGGCGTGGCGGCTCTGGCAGAGCGTCTGGGAAAGCCGGTTATCGCGTTTGGCGGGTCATTGGGAATAGATGTCGAAAAGGTGCATCAGGTGGGGATCGCGGCTGTTTTCGCATCGGTTTCCCGACCATGCACACTTGTCGAAGCTCTTGCCGAGGCTCGTCCCAATCTGATCCGTGCGGCGCGTAACGTAGCGGCTACACTCAGGCTCGGCATGGTTTTGAAAGAGAAGTCAGATCAGGCAGAGGCGTTGGGTCGCTGA
- a CDS encoding tetratricopeptide repeat protein yields MSEDIPVSEEDKSSGFRAAMELMEDGDYEEACDIFESLAKSFPDDRGIWWQYLSALQHARLTQKADECTEFCYRAFADDVGFTLGWTRAFDARADWDECIRRRNAVLRQHDPRADLSYLPVVTEIFLPLVEKKEFGAIRAVLARYWDVLTRFDQCGAALYFALETIGDFERQIELCNIFLKRCDPGNPVLDGINYANLRVIAESALWNRKRLSCSGNTTQILSLGQNCLPYSIANRWGLLKYIGDPDAITIFDLGAFGRNSAAEALLSDFESFRNPENYYESQDPAGAPRMMHRPSGVHFGHERGRTLIGADHKNFFSLINKKIDAFQDMWRRSNCLLVYAIAGECDLPEFVHSMEKILEKNASRLLVLNCNRQVQECPESRNVTYFHIPFPFDYTWNEITNFTRDEGLAFDIRITAAIKNELDRMDRKQDAITWLSYV; encoded by the coding sequence GTGTCAGAAGATATTCCTGTTTCCGAGGAAGATAAATCGTCAGGATTCCGTGCGGCGATGGAACTCATGGAGGATGGCGATTACGAAGAAGCGTGCGATATATTTGAGAGCCTTGCAAAAAGTTTTCCTGATGATCGGGGAATCTGGTGGCAGTATTTGTCTGCCCTGCAACATGCCCGTCTGACGCAGAAAGCGGATGAATGTACAGAGTTCTGTTACAGGGCATTCGCTGACGATGTCGGCTTCACACTGGGCTGGACACGCGCCTTTGACGCCCGAGCCGACTGGGATGAATGTATCCGGCGACGCAATGCCGTGCTCAGACAGCATGATCCACGTGCGGATTTATCCTACCTGCCGGTTGTAACCGAGATTTTTCTCCCTCTCGTCGAGAAGAAGGAATTCGGTGCGATCAGAGCCGTTCTCGCCAGATACTGGGATGTGCTGACACGGTTCGATCAGTGTGGCGCGGCGCTCTACTTCGCTCTTGAAACAATCGGCGATTTTGAGCGCCAGATTGAGCTTTGCAACATCTTCCTCAAACGCTGTGATCCCGGGAACCCGGTTCTTGATGGCATCAATTATGCCAATCTCCGTGTCATCGCCGAATCAGCTCTCTGGAATCGGAAGAGGCTGTCTTGCAGCGGAAACACGACACAAATCCTGTCCCTCGGACAGAACTGCCTACCCTACTCAATAGCAAATCGCTGGGGTCTGCTGAAATATATCGGCGACCCAGACGCCATAACGATTTTCGATCTTGGCGCTTTCGGACGGAACTCAGCCGCAGAAGCTCTGCTTAGTGATTTTGAGAGCTTTCGAAATCCGGAAAACTATTATGAAAGCCAGGACCCGGCCGGCGCTCCAAGAATGATGCATCGTCCCAGCGGCGTTCATTTTGGCCACGAGCGCGGTCGCACGCTCATCGGCGCTGACCACAAGAATTTCTTCTCTCTGATCAACAAGAAGATAGATGCCTTTCAGGATATGTGGCGCAGGAGCAACTGCCTGCTTGTCTACGCCATAGCGGGTGAGTGCGACCTGCCTGAATTTGTCCACAGCATGGAAAAAATCCTTGAAAAGAACGCTTCACGACTTCTCGTTCTGAACTGCAACCGTCAGGTTCAGGAATGTCCGGAATCCCGGAATGTCACCTATTTCCACATCCCGTTTCCGTTCGACTACACTTGGAACGAAATCACCAATTTCACGAGAGATGAAGGGCTTGCCTTCGATATCCGGATCACAGCAGCTATCAAAAACGAACTTGACCGGATGGACAGGAAACAAGACGCTATCACCTGGTTGTCATACGTCTGA
- a CDS encoding metallophosphoesterase, with the protein MYDQRDLQHRIAGRRIRVVGDVHGDLDAFRHAAATDRFIIQLGDLVDYGPDSAGTLRLMADIIQKERGLFLLGNHDRKLGRALMGRKLRRDPPLEATLEQIHEPRNADIREALLPLLKDAPTWLRIGRRIFVHAAFHTGMLEETAPSGLDNVSPLLSRALFGEVTGKTQPDGYPERRLNWVDHIPMGHTVYCGHDRRSTDGRPWVKHGRAGGAAVFVDTGAGKGGHLAWIDLPDEVRDIPDYPPPSSFF; encoded by the coding sequence ATGTATGACCAGAGAGACTTACAGCACCGTATCGCCGGTCGACGCATTCGCGTCGTAGGAGACGTGCATGGTGATCTGGATGCGTTCCGCCACGCCGCCGCAACCGATCGCTTCATCATCCAGTTGGGCGACCTGGTCGATTACGGTCCCGACAGCGCCGGCACGCTCCGACTGATGGCTGACATCATCCAGAAAGAAAGAGGCCTTTTCCTTCTGGGAAATCATGACCGCAAGCTGGGACGCGCCCTCATGGGCCGAAAGCTGCGACGCGATCCTCCTCTGGAAGCAACACTGGAGCAGATTCATGAACCAAGAAACGCGGATATCCGGGAAGCCCTGCTCCCGCTTCTGAAAGACGCCCCCACATGGCTGCGGATCGGCCGCAGGATATTTGTCCATGCGGCTTTTCATACCGGCATGCTGGAAGAAACCGCGCCCTCCGGTCTGGATAATGTCTCACCTCTGCTCTCACGCGCCCTTTTCGGTGAGGTAACGGGAAAAACCCAGCCTGACGGTTATCCGGAACGCCGCCTGAACTGGGTGGACCATATCCCCATGGGACACACTGTTTACTGCGGCCATGATCGACGTTCCACGGACGGAAGGCCTTGGGTGAAGCATGGACGTGCTGGCGGAGCCGCGGTTTTTGTCGATACAGGGGCAGGAAAAGGCGGCCATCTGGCATGGATTGATCTGCCTGATGAAGTCCGTGACATCCCCGACTATCCCCCACCGTCATCGTTTTTCTGA
- the gltA gene encoding citrate synthase: MTGTTASIKIGDKSAELPVLKGILGPDVVDIRRLTHDTGVFTFDPGYGETASCESKITFIDGDKGILLHRGYPIEQLAEHASYPEVVYLLLNGELPNKQQHDSFVNTLTNHTLLHEQIRNFFNGYRRDAHPMAILCGTVGALSAFYPDANDISRKESRDLSAMRLIAKIPTIAAWAYKYTVGEPFVYPRNDLNYAENFLSMMFARPSEPYKVNPVLARAMNRILILHADHEQNASTSTVRLAGSTGANPFACIAAGIAALWGPAHGGANEAVLKMLASIGSKDNIPDFISKVKDKNSGVKLMGFGHRVYKNFDPRAKIMQATCHEVLSELGIKDDPELDLAVELENIALSDDYFVQRKLYPNVDFYSGIILKAMGIPTSMFTVLFAVARTTGWISQWKEMIEEPGQRISRPRQLYTGYAERGFVELDKRG, from the coding sequence GTGACGGGTACAACTGCCAGCATCAAAATCGGAGACAAGTCGGCGGAACTGCCGGTTCTCAAGGGCATTCTGGGGCCGGATGTCGTCGATATTCGTCGTCTGACCCATGATACGGGCGTTTTCACGTTCGACCCTGGCTATGGCGAGACCGCCTCTTGCGAAAGCAAGATTACCTTCATTGATGGTGACAAGGGCATCCTGCTGCATCGGGGTTACCCTATCGAACAGCTCGCTGAGCACGCGTCCTATCCGGAAGTGGTTTACCTGCTTCTCAACGGGGAACTGCCCAACAAGCAGCAGCATGATTCCTTCGTGAACACCCTCACGAATCATACCCTGCTGCATGAGCAGATTCGCAACTTCTTCAACGGCTACCGCCGTGACGCCCACCCGATGGCGATCCTGTGCGGCACGGTCGGCGCCCTGTCCGCCTTCTATCCGGACGCCAACGACATCTCCAGAAAAGAGAGTCGTGACCTTTCGGCCATGCGTCTGATCGCCAAAATCCCGACGATTGCCGCATGGGCTTACAAATACACGGTTGGCGAGCCGTTCGTTTATCCGCGCAACGATCTGAACTACGCCGAGAATTTTCTCTCGATGATGTTCGCCCGCCCCTCCGAGCCCTACAAGGTGAACCCGGTTCTGGCGCGCGCCATGAACCGTATTCTCATCCTCCATGCCGATCACGAGCAGAACGCCTCGACCTCGACAGTGCGTCTGGCCGGCTCAACCGGCGCCAACCCGTTCGCCTGTATCGCCGCCGGCATCGCGGCTCTGTGGGGACCGGCTCATGGCGGCGCCAATGAAGCCGTGCTGAAAATGCTGGCCAGCATCGGCTCCAAGGACAACATCCCTGACTTCATCTCCAAGGTGAAAGACAAGAACAGCGGCGTGAAGCTCATGGGCTTCGGACATCGCGTCTACAAGAATTTCGACCCACGCGCGAAAATCATGCAGGCGACCTGTCATGAAGTGCTGTCGGAACTCGGCATCAAGGATGATCCGGAACTCGATCTGGCCGTTGAGCTGGAAAATATCGCTCTCAGCGACGACTATTTCGTGCAGCGCAAGCTCTATCCGAATGTCGATTTCTATTCCGGCATCATCCTGAAGGCGATGGGCATTCCCACCAGCATGTTCACCGTGCTGTTCGCGGTCGCCCGCACCACAGGCTGGATCAGCCAGTGGAAGGAAATGATCGAGGAACCCGGGCAGCGTATCAGCCGTCCCCGTCAGCTCTACACCGGTTATGCAGAACGCGGTTTTGTCGAACTGGACAAGCGCGGCTGA
- a CDS encoding succinate CoA transferase, with translation MTDRIRNQALRAKEMPAEAAAAMIGNGATLGTSGFTGAAYPKAIPMALADRIAAATAKGEELKVRLVTGASTGPQMDGALAKVHGVSYRSPFNTDAAMRNNINSGETEYFDTHLGLVAPRAMQGNYGKFDFAVIEATAIREDGGIVPTSSVGNSQTFMDLAEKVIIEVNDWQPEGLEGMHDVFRGNISGMAPRDIIPLTSADGRIGETFLRVDPGKIAAIVRSSEPDRNAPFAKPDDSAKAIAGHLLEFFEHEVKVGRLPANLLPLQSGVGNVANAVLDGLNEGPFENLMGYSEVIQDGMLRMLDNGRMKIASATSFSLSPDAVEEINSRISFFREKIILRQQDVSNNAEVIRRLGCIAMNGMLEADIYGNINSTRVMGSKMMNGIGGSGDFARNSYLSIFLTPSTAKDGHISAIVPMAAHVDHIMQDSQIIVTEQGLADMRGLGPVQRAEVVIRNCAHPTYRPMLEDYLTRALKDSFGKHTPHLLKEALSWHERFVETGSMLPG, from the coding sequence ATGACTGATCGTATCCGTAACCAGGCGTTGCGCGCCAAGGAAATGCCGGCGGAAGCCGCAGCCGCCATGATCGGCAACGGCGCCACTCTGGGAACCAGCGGTTTCACCGGCGCTGCCTATCCGAAGGCCATCCCCATGGCGCTGGCTGACCGGATCGCCGCGGCGACGGCGAAAGGTGAGGAACTCAAGGTTCGTCTTGTGACGGGCGCATCCACGGGGCCTCAGATGGATGGCGCTCTCGCGAAGGTGCATGGCGTTTCCTACCGCTCGCCGTTCAACACCGACGCAGCGATGCGCAACAACATCAATTCCGGTGAAACCGAGTATTTCGATACGCATCTCGGACTGGTCGCTCCCCGCGCCATGCAGGGCAATTACGGCAAGTTCGATTTCGCCGTGATCGAGGCGACCGCGATTCGCGAAGATGGTGGTATCGTTCCGACATCGTCGGTCGGCAATTCGCAGACGTTCATGGATCTGGCCGAAAAGGTCATCATCGAGGTCAATGACTGGCAGCCCGAAGGTCTTGAGGGCATGCACGACGTGTTCCGGGGCAATATCAGCGGCATGGCGCCCCGCGACATCATTCCGCTCACGAGCGCGGATGGTCGCATTGGAGAGACATTCCTGCGGGTCGATCCCGGCAAGATTGCCGCGATTGTCCGTAGCAGCGAGCCCGACCGGAACGCGCCGTTCGCCAAGCCCGACGATTCGGCAAAGGCTATTGCCGGGCATCTGCTTGAGTTTTTCGAGCATGAAGTGAAGGTTGGCCGTCTGCCAGCGAATCTGCTGCCGTTGCAGTCAGGGGTCGGCAATGTGGCCAATGCGGTTCTCGATGGTCTCAACGAGGGACCGTTCGAGAATCTGATGGGCTACTCCGAGGTCATTCAGGACGGCATGCTGCGTATGCTGGACAATGGTCGGATGAAGATCGCGTCCGCGACGTCGTTCTCTCTCAGCCCCGACGCCGTTGAGGAAATCAACAGCCGTATTTCCTTCTTCCGTGAGAAGATCATTCTCCGCCAGCAGGATGTCAGCAACAACGCTGAAGTCATCCGTCGTCTTGGCTGTATCGCCATGAACGGCATGCTGGAGGCCGATATCTACGGCAACATCAATTCGACCCGTGTCATGGGCTCGAAAATGATGAACGGCATCGGTGGGTCAGGCGACTTCGCCCGTAACTCCTACCTGTCGATCTTCCTGACGCCGTCCACGGCTAAAGATGGTCACATTTCGGCAATCGTTCCGATGGCGGCGCATGTGGATCACATCATGCAGGACAGCCAGATCATCGTGACGGAGCAGGGGCTGGCCGATATGCGTGGTCTGGGTCCGGTGCAGCGTGCTGAAGTGGTGATCCGCAACTGCGCGCATCCGACATACCGGCCGATGCTGGAAGATTATCTGACCCGCGCTCTGAAGGACTCCTTCGGCAAGCATACGCCTCATCTGCTTAAGGAAGCGCTCTCCTGGCATGAGCGTTTTGTGGAAACCGGCTCCATGCTGCCGGGCTGA
- a CDS encoding chorismate mutase has product MTSASSDTTPSTDSLSRQNAELAALRQSIDNIDMALVAILAERFRCTQAVGELKARYRMPPADPSREKRQITRLRQLAKDAKLDPDFAEKFLNFIISEVIRHHEAIARQTDATVGSVSND; this is encoded by the coding sequence GTGACTTCTGCCTCCTCTGACACGACTCCTTCCACCGACAGTCTCAGCCGACAGAATGCCGAGCTGGCGGCGCTCCGTCAGAGCATCGACAATATCGACATGGCGCTCGTGGCGATTCTGGCCGAGCGGTTCCGCTGCACGCAGGCCGTCGGCGAATTGAAAGCCCGCTACCGGATGCCGCCAGCCGATCCGTCGAGAGAGAAGCGCCAGATCACTCGGCTCAGGCAACTGGCGAAGGACGCCAAGCTGGACCCTGACTTTGCCGAGAAATTCCTGAATTTCATCATCAGCGAAGTCATCCGGCATCATGAGGCCATTGCCAGACAGACGGACGCCACTGTGGGATCTGTCAGCAATGATTAA
- a CDS encoding SixA phosphatase family protein — MIKPVAHRLLLLRHCEAAPPEGGDMSTKADLARPLTDVGHRMARQRGESMRRAGLVPDLVLCSPAMRTRQTYAGLLPFGRNARPEIRIEPTLYLAAPDELLARLRATPDSVHTILLVGHNPGLPALARYLNGVEVALESDFELGTLATFNVEVEERETIALAWKSLGPKTAWMESFSQN; from the coding sequence ATGATTAAACCGGTCGCCCATCGCCTCCTGCTGCTCAGACATTGCGAGGCCGCACCACCCGAAGGTGGTGACATGAGCACGAAAGCCGATCTCGCACGTCCGCTGACAGATGTCGGTCATCGCATGGCAAGACAACGCGGGGAGAGCATGCGCCGGGCGGGTCTCGTCCCGGATCTGGTGCTGTGCAGTCCGGCCATGCGGACCCGCCAGACCTATGCCGGGCTGCTTCCGTTCGGACGCAACGCCCGGCCCGAAATCCGCATCGAGCCGACCCTGTATCTCGCGGCCCCCGACGAGCTGCTCGCGCGTCTCCGGGCAACGCCGGATTCTGTGCATACGATTCTATTGGTGGGCCACAATCCGGGGCTCCCGGCCCTCGCCCGCTACCTGAATGGCGTGGAGGTTGCTCTCGAGTCTGATTTCGAACTCGGAACGCTTGCGACCTTCAATGTCGAGGTGGAGGAGCGGGAAACCATAGCTCTGGCATGGAAATCTCTGGGGCCGAAAACCGCGTGGATGGAATCGTTCTCGCAAAATTGA